The following are encoded in a window of Rissa tridactyla isolate bRisTri1 chromosome 3, bRisTri1.patW.cur.20221130, whole genome shotgun sequence genomic DNA:
- the EZR gene encoding ezrin isoform X1, translated as MPKPINVRVVTMDAELEFAIQPNTTGKQLFDQVVKTIGLREVWYFGLQYVDNKGFQTWLKLDKKVSAQEIRKENPLQFRFRAKFFPEDVSEELIQDITQKLFFLQVKEGILSDEIYCPPETAVLLGSYAVQAKFGDYNKDVHKPGYLNSERLIPQRVMDQHKLSREQWEERIQVWHAEHSGMVKENAMLEYLKIAQDLEMYGINYFEIKNKKGTDLWLGVDALGLNIYEKDDKLTPKIGFPWSEIRNISFNDKKFVIKPIDKKAPDFVFYAPRLRINKRILQLCMGNHELYMRRRKPDTIEVQQMKAQAREEKHQKQLERQQLENEKKKREIIEREKEQMLREKEELLVRLQEYEVKTQKAEKELSDQIQRAIQLEEERRRAQEEAERLEADRLAALQAKEELERQTMDQIKSQEQLATELAEYTAKIALLEEARRRKESEVEEWQIRAKEAQEDLVKTKEELHLVMTAPPPPPPPVYEPVSYHVQDNLQDEGSEYSAYSAEFSSEGIRNDRNEEKRITEAEKNERVQRQLRALTDELAQARDENKRTHNDIIHSENMRQGRDKYKTLRQIRQGNTKQRIDEFEAM; from the exons ATCAATGTTCGAGTGGTTACTATGGATGCAGAGCTGGAGTTTGCCATCCAGCCAAACACTACAGGCAAACAGTTGTTTGACCAG GTGGTTAAAACCATAGGTTTGCGAGAAGTGTGGTACTTTGGTCTTCAGTATGTGGACAACAAGGGATTCCAGACTTGGCTGAAGCTTGATAAAAAG GTTtctgctcaagaaatcagaaaggAGAATCCCCTCCAGTTCAGATTTCGTGCCAAGTTCTTCCCAGAGGATGTGTCTGAAGAGCTGATCCAGGACATCACGCAGAAGCTCTTCTTCCTGCAGGTGAAGGAAGGGATCCTCAGCGATGAGATCTACTGTCCTCCTGAAACAGCAGTACTTCTTGGCTCCTATGCGGTGCAGGCCAAATTTGGAGATTACAACAAAGATGTGCACAAGCCTGGATACCTCAATTCAGAGCGTCTGATTCCTCAAAG GGTGATGGACCAGCACAAACTCTCCAGAGAGCAGTGGGAAGAACGCATCCAGGTGTGGCATGCTGAACACAGTGGCATGGTCAA AGAGAATGCCATGCTGGAATACCTGAAGATTGCTCAAGACCTGGAAATGTATGGAATTAACTACTTTGAAATCAAGAATAAGAAAGGAACTGACCTTTGGCTGGGGGTTGATGCTTTGGGGCTCAACATCTATGAAAAGGATGATAA GCTGACTCCAAAGATTGGGTTTCCCTGGAGCGAAATCAGAAACATCTCTTTCAATGACAAGAAGTTTGTTATAAAGCCTATTGACAAGAAGGCACCA GACTTTGTGTTTTACGCCCCTCGTCTGAGAATTAACAAGAGGATCCTGCAGCTCTGCATGGGCAACCACGAGCTCTACATGAGGCGCAGGAAGCCCGACACCATTGAGGTGCAGCAGATGAAAGCCCAGGCCCGGGAGGAGAAGCACCAGAAACAACTGGAAAG GCAACAactagaaaatgaaaagaagaagagggagataattgagagagagaaagaacaaatgttgagggagaaggaggagctgctggtgaGGCTACAAGAGTATGAGGTGAAGactcagaaagcagagaaag AGCTCTCAGATCAGATCCAAAGAGCCattcagctggaggaggaaaggagacgAGCCCAGGAGGAAGCAGAACGCTTGGAAGCGGATCGTTTGGCTGCTCTGCAGGCCAAGGAAGAGCTGGAGAGACAAACTATGGACCAGATAAAGAGCCAGGAACAGCTG GCTACAGAGCTTGCAGAATATACAGCCAAGATTGCACTTCTGGAAGAGGCACGGAGGCGTAAAGAGAGTGAGGTTGAAGAGTGGCAAATCAGA GCCAAGGAAGCCCAGGAGGATCTGGTAAAGACAAAGGAGGAGCTACACCTGGTAATGACTGCTCCGCCTCCACCCCCACCGCCCGTCTACGAGCCAGTCAGCTACCATGTCCAGGATAACTTGCAAGATGAAGGATCCGAGTACTCTGCCTACAGCGCAGAGTTCTCCAGCGAGGGGATCAGGAATGACCGCAATGAGGAGAAACGCATTACTGAAGCAGAGAAGAATGAACGTGTACAGAGGCAACTGAGG GCGCTGACAGATGAGCTGGCCCAGGCTAGAGATGAAAATAAGAGGACCCACAATGATATTATCCACTCAGAGAACATGCGACAGGGACGTGACAAGTACAAGACGCTGCGGCAGATCCGGCAAGGCAACACCAAGCAGAGAATTGATGAGTTTGAGGCGATGTAA
- the EZR gene encoding ezrin isoform X2: MQSWSLPSSQTLQANSCLTRVMDQHKLSREQWEERIQVWHAEHSGMVKENAMLEYLKIAQDLEMYGINYFEIKNKKGTDLWLGVDALGLNIYEKDDKLTPKIGFPWSEIRNISFNDKKFVIKPIDKKAPDFVFYAPRLRINKRILQLCMGNHELYMRRRKPDTIEVQQMKAQAREEKHQKQLERQQLENEKKKREIIEREKEQMLREKEELLVRLQEYEVKTQKAEKELSDQIQRAIQLEEERRRAQEEAERLEADRLAALQAKEELERQTMDQIKSQEQLATELAEYTAKIALLEEARRRKESEVEEWQIRAKEAQEDLVKTKEELHLVMTAPPPPPPPVYEPVSYHVQDNLQDEGSEYSAYSAEFSSEGIRNDRNEEKRITEAEKNERVQRQLRALTDELAQARDENKRTHNDIIHSENMRQGRDKYKTLRQIRQGNTKQRIDEFEAM; the protein is encoded by the exons ATGCAGAGCTGGAGTTTGCCATCCAGCCAAACACTACAGGCAAACAGTTGTTTGACCAG GGTGATGGACCAGCACAAACTCTCCAGAGAGCAGTGGGAAGAACGCATCCAGGTGTGGCATGCTGAACACAGTGGCATGGTCAA AGAGAATGCCATGCTGGAATACCTGAAGATTGCTCAAGACCTGGAAATGTATGGAATTAACTACTTTGAAATCAAGAATAAGAAAGGAACTGACCTTTGGCTGGGGGTTGATGCTTTGGGGCTCAACATCTATGAAAAGGATGATAA GCTGACTCCAAAGATTGGGTTTCCCTGGAGCGAAATCAGAAACATCTCTTTCAATGACAAGAAGTTTGTTATAAAGCCTATTGACAAGAAGGCACCA GACTTTGTGTTTTACGCCCCTCGTCTGAGAATTAACAAGAGGATCCTGCAGCTCTGCATGGGCAACCACGAGCTCTACATGAGGCGCAGGAAGCCCGACACCATTGAGGTGCAGCAGATGAAAGCCCAGGCCCGGGAGGAGAAGCACCAGAAACAACTGGAAAG GCAACAactagaaaatgaaaagaagaagagggagataattgagagagagaaagaacaaatgttgagggagaaggaggagctgctggtgaGGCTACAAGAGTATGAGGTGAAGactcagaaagcagagaaag AGCTCTCAGATCAGATCCAAAGAGCCattcagctggaggaggaaaggagacgAGCCCAGGAGGAAGCAGAACGCTTGGAAGCGGATCGTTTGGCTGCTCTGCAGGCCAAGGAAGAGCTGGAGAGACAAACTATGGACCAGATAAAGAGCCAGGAACAGCTG GCTACAGAGCTTGCAGAATATACAGCCAAGATTGCACTTCTGGAAGAGGCACGGAGGCGTAAAGAGAGTGAGGTTGAAGAGTGGCAAATCAGA GCCAAGGAAGCCCAGGAGGATCTGGTAAAGACAAAGGAGGAGCTACACCTGGTAATGACTGCTCCGCCTCCACCCCCACCGCCCGTCTACGAGCCAGTCAGCTACCATGTCCAGGATAACTTGCAAGATGAAGGATCCGAGTACTCTGCCTACAGCGCAGAGTTCTCCAGCGAGGGGATCAGGAATGACCGCAATGAGGAGAAACGCATTACTGAAGCAGAGAAGAATGAACGTGTACAGAGGCAACTGAGG GCGCTGACAGATGAGCTGGCCCAGGCTAGAGATGAAAATAAGAGGACCCACAATGATATTATCCACTCAGAGAACATGCGACAGGGACGTGACAAGTACAAGACGCTGCGGCAGATCCGGCAAGGCAACACCAAGCAGAGAATTGATGAGTTTGAGGCGATGTAA